One Salvia miltiorrhiza cultivar Shanhuang (shh) chromosome 6, IMPLAD_Smil_shh, whole genome shotgun sequence genomic window, ACTATATAAGTTTGCTTGGTGGGAAGATTGAACGAGTTAGTTCAACTTCCAACTCTGCCATGTTGAATATGAttagtttatatataatattgctTATTGTCTTGTCATTTCTTTAATAAGTTAATAGATTAATTTATTGGCTTTATGTTTTCGTGTAATTTTTTCTAGTAGAGTCGTGGAAATTATCATCGAATTGATTACATATATAAGGAAAAAAACTTAAACATGACCTCATTGATATTTGGTATAGATTTAATAttgttttactttattttaGTGTATAAATAAAAGATGTCCTACAGTAATGATCAATTGATATATTAATTACAAAAGTGGGAAGTAAATGGTTATAtagtataaatacatgaatttcagatatatattaatatatatatatatatatataactataatcCATTAATTCCAAATTGCATGCATGCATATGAagttagtttttgttttttgttttcgtttagAAACTCATTGTTTCAACCTTAAATTAAAACTACTTTTCATATTTTCGCCTATGATTTGTCACTCGAATTTCAGACAAACTTTGATCGCATCAATTTTAGTTAGCCGAAAAATTTGATGCGACTTTTTAAGtgaacaacataaataaatataattatattatttctatatttttagaTTGGGTCAAAGGGTGaattataatttaagaataatttttaaatttagagTTGAACCCCTAAAATAGGCCATAAGGCCTCagaatgaatattaaaaaataaatagtttatagTAAAATAGGAGAGCAAAATCAATTTTTAGAATATATGTCAAAAAAAGtaagagaaaaaaatgaagatattTTTCTAAATGAGAAGAGAGATATAgaataaataatgagttatatgatgttatttgttatgtattgacTTTTTTATTTCAGAAGATAACCTATTAAAATAAGATgtcgaaataaaaaaatatgacttATTGAACTGAGACGAAAAATACCAGCTAAAATAGCTAAAACTTATTACATTAATTTATGTTcacaatatataattaagaaCCCTTTCTCTATCCTAAACCACGTTACATCTATTGGCATGCAATAGTAGTaagaattaatatataattgaaacaaattaaattataatttgaaataCATAATCGAAACCAAACTCGAAAAATCATAGCTCCGAGTCTTCTCCATTTAGCAGTGAATGAATAGGCTGATGCATGATAGAGCTAAAATCCACATAGATATCCTCATTGTAGCTGCAGAAATCATTCGATTCAAACAACGTTTGATCATCTTCAACCACGGCGTTTTGCAGCGGCGGAGTGGAAGGGCACTCCGCCGCCATGTTCATTTCCATCAGTTCCTTGAACTTGGAAGATTGCAACAGGAGGCCGAGGGCGGAGGTGGCCGTCGTGGGCCGCGGCCGGGATACGGCGGCGGCGTCGGGAGGTTGGTGGAGGGGCGGCAGGGTGCCGCGGTCGTGGATGGAGGAGCATGAGCCGATGTTGGCATCGGTGATGTCGCTGTTGGGGTTGGTGGAGGTCGAGGCGGCGGCCGCGGCGGCGGTGCTAGGTTTCAGCCATTTTATATAGCGACTGAGATCGAAGTTGGTGACGGCGTTGAGCCCGCGGTATTCTATGGCTGCCATGTCGTATGCTATTGCAGCCTCTTCTTGTGTAGCTACAAGATGTAGTTGGACATTCAATTACAATGATCATAGACAACAAAATAATCTGCCCATAAATAAACGAACTAtacttaaattttgatttttaattaaatttatttttttatcaaaaaatacatatataattaaaaaaaattaacccgAGTCGAAAGTTCGCACTTGGTTAATAACTTGATTGTTTTAATTCCGATAGGCAATACAAAGGTACTGTTAGAAAACTCTTGACATTATCTTTCTAATAATACTTGTATTGTTGGGTTTTGATCATCGAAAGGGATAAAAAATAATAGCATGAAAATTGATGTcataaaattttttatttttcttttttcgacCACTTCCAGTTATTCTCTTCAATATTGATGAGTTAATCGGACCAGCCCATCAACTTCGGGCTGAATTGACATCCCTAAGTTAATGCATGCATGAAAAAACCTATTTGCAATTCTTGTTTTATTCCTTTGTTAAGTGATAAATTAAGTAGGAGAGTTTGGATTGATATATACCATAAGTTCCAAGATATAGGTACTTATTTCCAAACACTCTTCCAATTCGAGCTTCCCATCTTCCATTGTGATGATGTCTGAAATTACCACAACAAATTATCtattaatatttcaaattaaagaggcttttaatttaattaagtatatgcaaatatatatatagtacctggCAACTCCTCGATACTTAGAGACTCCCCTAGAAAACCCACTACTTTTCCTGtaatttcaagaaaaatattatttaatttatatataaattcacttgtactttttaattttcaatattaattaatatagaCGAAATATACATGCACTAACCTTCTCAAGGATCCAATGTATTCTTCTTTTGATTGACGCCCCATTTCTGTTATCTCTTTCTCATATGTCGAAACCTACATTATTCATCAAAATACttataaaaaaaactatatataacGCACAAAAAAAGGGTCTAATTATTTGTATGTGAAGAATTAATTAAGGGGAAATTAATTAACCGGAAAATTGAGAATCGTATCTCGACCCCAATACTTAAGTGCAGCCAAATCATAAGATCGTGCAGCAGCCCCTTCATCATCATATGcacctaattaattaatcaacaataaatcaattaatcaaTGCATGCATTTCTTaaacccaaaaaaaataaaaataaaaaatcaccaattaattaatcttaaatCTAACAATAACACTATTTAACATACCAAGATAGACTGCATTTTCCATCAAGATTCCATCGGAAAACCACCGCACCATGAAAAAGGGCATCAAGAAATTAGTTTTAATAAACCAAATATCATCACATACAAAAATTTGTTAACAATAATGATCATTAAATagttttaataactataatcaagaaattagaaaaataagcTAACCTTGTCTTCCCTTCTTATTCTGCGACTCGTTCCAACAATTTTTGTCCCACAAATGTGCTTCATATCGACCAGTCCAACGATGCCTAAATTAAGCAACAAAAAATTCATGCCAGCATTaatcttgataaaaaaaatatataaaaaaaatattagaatcAAAACCATGAACACAACAATGTGCATGCATATAATCTCTTGTATTTAGGGCTGCAAATGAACAAA contains:
- the LOC130987610 gene encoding AP2-like ethylene-responsive transcription factor At1g16060 gives rise to the protein MAKLSLHQNSNSNTTSSNVVNGANPVAMKPKRTRKTIPRDSPPKRSSIYRGVTRHRWTGRYEAHLWDKNCWNESQNKKGRQVYLGAYDDEGAAARSYDLAALKYWGRDTILNFPVSTYEKEITEMGRQSKEEYIGSLRRKSSGFSRGVSKYRGVARHHHNGRWEARIGRVFGNKYLYLGTYATQEEAAIAYDMAAIEYRGLNAVTNFDLSRYIKWLKPSTAAAAAASTSTNPNSDITDANIGSCSSIHDRGTLPPLHQPPDAAAVSRPRPTTATSALGLLLQSSKFKELMEMNMAAECPSTPPLQNAVVEDDQTLFESNDFCSYNEDIYVDFSSIMHQPIHSLLNGEDSEL